Proteins found in one Saccharopolyspora phatthalungensis genomic segment:
- a CDS encoding amidohydrolase has product MPETDMCVVNVQVITMDEQNSIAEAFRFTDGVVVAVGDRESVLRGPGNPEILDAGGATVLPGLIDAHSHLELLAYAWEIAADCRSGRVGSVAGIVEVLRDKANTTPDGEWVLGQGEHYQHLKLTEGRYPDRHDLDQVSDAHPVMYRASYHLNVFNSFALRLLGVDGDTPDAPGGRIERDAAGVATGRTYDMFAALGGPQPPLDVLREGIERAQQRYLSVGVTALGDIMLHAEGLDALLHLAGQGDLLLRTSSYPKLPTVVSAGDVTSAGLRERFAAVDPARLRFSGVKIFLDGGLTAGAAALLDDYPGQPGYRGELAYTDDEVREIVRLVDEAGLQIAMHAIGDRALDQAIDAVEALSEARQGVLRHRIEHAGNMFMTAERIKRLVQARIVPVPQPAFLLTTAPGYIKHLGRERIGTVMPFRTLIDAGLPIPGNSDAIGITAEQHHPFLAMQAAVVRRSQDGALLDPQEAVTVQEAIAMYTRWAAYSLGRETEIGSIEPGKLADFVITGVDPLTAPDLGAVTVESTWIGGRKVYSR; this is encoded by the coding sequence TTGCCCGAAACCGACATGTGCGTCGTCAACGTCCAGGTGATCACCATGGACGAGCAGAACTCGATCGCGGAGGCATTCCGCTTCACCGACGGGGTCGTCGTCGCCGTCGGCGACCGGGAGAGCGTGCTGCGCGGGCCGGGGAATCCCGAGATCCTCGACGCTGGCGGGGCCACCGTGCTGCCCGGCCTCATCGACGCCCACTCGCACCTGGAGCTGCTGGCCTACGCGTGGGAGATCGCGGCCGACTGCCGGTCCGGCCGGGTGGGTTCGGTCGCGGGCATCGTGGAAGTGTTGCGGGATAAGGCGAACACCACCCCGGACGGCGAGTGGGTGCTCGGACAGGGCGAGCACTACCAGCACCTCAAGCTCACCGAGGGCCGCTACCCCGACCGGCACGACCTGGACCAGGTCAGCGACGCGCACCCGGTCATGTACCGCGCCAGCTACCACCTCAACGTCTTCAACTCCTTCGCCCTGCGCTTGCTCGGCGTCGACGGCGACACCCCCGACGCCCCGGGCGGCCGGATCGAGCGGGACGCCGCCGGGGTCGCGACCGGGCGGACCTACGACATGTTCGCCGCGCTGGGCGGGCCGCAGCCGCCCCTTGACGTTCTCCGGGAAGGGATCGAACGGGCGCAGCAGCGCTACCTCAGCGTCGGTGTCACCGCGCTAGGAGACATCATGCTGCACGCGGAGGGACTTGACGCGCTGCTCCACCTCGCCGGTCAGGGCGACCTGCTGCTGCGCACGAGTTCGTACCCGAAGCTGCCCACCGTCGTCTCCGCTGGTGATGTGACCTCTGCGGGTTTGCGCGAGAGGTTCGCCGCGGTCGACCCGGCGCGGCTGCGGTTCAGCGGCGTCAAGATCTTCCTCGACGGTGGGCTGACCGCGGGCGCGGCCGCGCTCCTCGACGACTACCCCGGCCAGCCGGGCTACCGCGGCGAACTGGCCTACACCGACGACGAGGTGCGCGAGATCGTTCGCCTCGTCGACGAAGCCGGTCTGCAGATCGCGATGCACGCGATCGGCGACCGCGCACTCGATCAGGCCATCGACGCCGTCGAGGCGCTGTCCGAGGCCCGGCAGGGAGTGCTCCGGCACCGGATCGAGCATGCCGGGAACATGTTCATGACGGCGGAGAGGATCAAGCGGCTCGTGCAGGCCAGGATCGTCCCGGTGCCGCAGCCGGCGTTTCTGCTCACCACCGCGCCCGGATACATCAAGCACCTCGGGCGCGAACGCATCGGCACGGTGATGCCGTTCCGCACGCTGATCGATGCGGGCCTGCCCATTCCCGGCAACTCCGACGCCATCGGCATCACCGCCGAGCAGCATCACCCGTTCCTCGCGATGCAGGCCGCGGTCGTGCGCCGCAGCCAGGACGGCGCGCTGCTCGACCCGCAGGAGGCGGTCACCGTGCAGGAGGCGATCGCGATGTACACGCGGTGGGCGGCCTATTCGCTGGGCCGCGAGACCGAGATCGGCTCGATCGAGCCCGGCAAGCTCGCCGACTTCGTGATCACCGGAGTCGACCCGCTGACCGCGCCGGACCTGGGTGCCGTCACCGTCGAGTCCACCTGGATCGGCGGCCGGAAGGTCTACTCGCGATGA
- a CDS encoding aldehyde dehydrogenase family protein, translating into MDETTVHPGRAAVERLIGDSPAPLIEGRSRPGSEWFDVLAPATGDRLAQVSEATADAASAAVAAASGALPGWASMPAWERFEVLRRGVEALRDVVDDLAELISAETGKPLTEARGEAANTVRFFEWFSHETLRLPGEYWPEATRDRDAAVLREPVGVVAAITPWNFPAFMVACKVGAALAAGCTVVLKPAEQTPLTALAIAGVFHRAGLPAGVWNVVPAGRPERVGEVLLTAAEVACVSFTGSRAVGELMMRTAAGSVKRVLLELGGNSAAVVLADADLELSAAQLVRARFLNAGQACMAANRVYAVESVYDELVARLGEHTRALRVGDPRNGETNLGPLIDLAAVDRLEGQLAAAVAQGAEVLTGGRRLRENTASAFLEPALVAASGDAQPAVFDEELFGPALAVVRCRDEDEAVRLANATEYGLAGYVFTRDHRRAIAVSRRLVVGSVAVNCALISEPQLPFGGAKASGIGRERGRAGVEEFLEFKTVQIGAG; encoded by the coding sequence GTGGACGAAACGACCGTGCATCCCGGCCGCGCCGCCGTCGAACGCCTCATCGGCGACAGCCCCGCCCCGCTGATCGAAGGCCGGTCCCGGCCCGGCAGCGAGTGGTTCGACGTGCTGGCGCCCGCGACCGGTGACCGCCTCGCCCAGGTCTCCGAGGCGACCGCCGACGCCGCCTCGGCCGCGGTCGCCGCCGCCTCGGGCGCACTGCCCGGCTGGGCGTCGATGCCAGCCTGGGAACGGTTCGAGGTACTGCGGCGCGGTGTGGAGGCGCTGCGCGATGTCGTGGACGACCTGGCCGAGCTCATCTCCGCCGAGACCGGCAAACCGCTGACCGAAGCGCGCGGGGAGGCGGCGAACACGGTCCGCTTCTTCGAATGGTTCAGCCACGAAACCCTGCGGTTGCCGGGGGAGTACTGGCCGGAGGCCACCAGGGACCGAGACGCGGCGGTGCTGCGCGAACCGGTCGGCGTCGTCGCGGCGATCACCCCGTGGAACTTCCCGGCGTTCATGGTGGCCTGCAAGGTCGGTGCCGCGCTCGCCGCCGGCTGCACAGTCGTGCTCAAGCCGGCGGAGCAGACCCCGCTGACCGCGCTGGCGATCGCCGGCGTGTTCCACCGCGCCGGGCTGCCGGCCGGCGTCTGGAATGTCGTGCCCGCCGGACGGCCCGAGCGGGTTGGCGAGGTCCTGCTGACCGCTGCCGAGGTCGCGTGCGTCAGCTTCACGGGCTCGCGCGCGGTCGGGGAGTTGATGATGCGGACCGCGGCCGGCTCGGTCAAGCGCGTTCTGCTTGAGCTCGGCGGGAATTCGGCCGCAGTGGTGCTGGCCGATGCCGATCTCGAACTCAGCGCCGCGCAACTGGTGCGGGCTCGGTTCCTCAACGCGGGACAGGCATGCATGGCGGCCAACCGGGTTTACGCGGTCGAATCCGTCTACGACGAACTGGTCGCGCGGCTGGGGGAGCACACGCGAGCCCTGCGCGTGGGCGACCCGCGAAACGGCGAGACGAACCTCGGGCCGCTGATCGACCTCGCCGCCGTCGACCGTCTCGAAGGCCAGCTGGCCGCTGCGGTCGCGCAGGGCGCGGAGGTGCTCACCGGCGGACGGCGGCTGCGCGAGAACACCGCCAGCGCGTTCCTCGAACCCGCACTGGTCGCCGCCTCCGGTGACGCGCAACCCGCGGTGTTCGACGAGGAACTGTTCGGCCCGGCGCTGGCGGTGGTCCGCTGCCGCGACGAGGACGAGGCCGTGCGGCTGGCGAACGCGACCGAATACGGCCTCGCCGGTTACGTCTTCACCCGCGACCACCGGCGGGCGATCGCGGTCTCCCGCCGCCTGGTCGTCGGATCCGTTGCCGTGAACTGCGCGCTGATCAGCGAACCGCAGCTGCCCTTCGGCGGGGCGAAGGCGAGCGGAATCGGCCGCGAGCGCGGCCGTGCCGGGGTCGAGGAGTTCCTTGAGTTCAAGACCGTCCAGATCGGCGCCGGCTGA
- a CDS encoding cupin domain-containing protein, translating to MHIGRGIPQGRETGLRSSTTTGQVWSDIVLNEGGTRALTMYFAPGSRTHWHRHEGGQLLYTIAGEGWIQERDGESATLGPGDVCWAEPGVEHWHGAAPGSHLIQLAVHFGHIDWGSQVGDDEYRLP from the coding sequence ATGCACATCGGACGCGGCATCCCGCAGGGCAGGGAAACCGGGCTGCGATCGTCGACGACGACCGGCCAGGTCTGGTCGGACATCGTGCTCAACGAAGGCGGCACCCGCGCGCTCACCATGTATTTCGCGCCGGGTTCCCGGACGCACTGGCACCGCCACGAGGGCGGGCAGCTGCTTTACACCATCGCCGGCGAGGGCTGGATCCAGGAACGCGACGGGGAGTCCGCGACCCTCGGTCCCGGCGACGTGTGCTGGGCCGAACCCGGCGTCGAACACTGGCACGGTGCCGCGCCGGGAAGCCACCTGATCCAGCTCGCTGTCCACTTCGGACATATCGACTGGGGCTCGCAGGTCGGCGACGACGAATACCGCCTGCCATGA